The following are encoded in a window of Sagittula sp. P11 genomic DNA:
- a CDS encoding ABC transporter ATP-binding protein: MSPLVSLRNLTKRFQTGSGTVHAVEDVSLDIPKGAIMGLVGESGSGKTTLGRTLLRLVEPTSGQVIFDGQDITALPPREMREMRRRMQIIFQDPVSSLNPRLKVGDLVAEGLKAFDIGTRRERRDRVAALLEEVGLSPDHMDRYPHAFSGGQRQRIGLARTLALEPEFIVADESVSALDVSIQAQVLNLLLDLREKRNLTMLFIAHDLSVVNYLCDQVAVMYLGRLMEVGPVTDVHRASGHPYTRALNSAIPLPDPRAPRDRVALQGDIPSPLSPPSGCVFRTRCAFAEESCARGTPEAHALAPDHLTYCKIPEVRHVQ; this comes from the coding sequence ATGAGCCCGCTTGTCAGCCTGCGCAACCTCACGAAGCGGTTCCAGACCGGCTCCGGCACCGTCCACGCGGTCGAGGACGTGTCGCTGGACATCCCGAAGGGCGCGATCATGGGCCTCGTCGGCGAGAGCGGTTCCGGCAAGACCACGCTGGGCCGGACATTGCTGCGCCTTGTGGAACCGACCTCCGGGCAGGTGATCTTTGACGGGCAGGACATCACCGCCCTGCCCCCGCGCGAGATGCGCGAGATGCGCCGCCGGATGCAGATCATCTTCCAGGACCCTGTGTCCTCCCTCAACCCGCGCCTCAAGGTCGGCGACCTCGTTGCCGAAGGGCTGAAGGCCTTCGATATCGGCACCCGGCGCGAACGGCGCGACCGTGTGGCGGCCCTGCTGGAAGAGGTCGGCCTGTCACCCGACCACATGGACCGCTATCCGCATGCCTTTTCCGGCGGTCAGCGCCAGCGCATCGGCCTTGCCCGCACGCTCGCGCTCGAACCGGAGTTCATCGTGGCCGACGAAAGCGTCTCTGCGCTCGACGTCTCGATCCAGGCGCAGGTGCTGAACCTGCTGCTCGACCTGCGGGAAAAGCGCAACCTGACCATGCTGTTCATCGCCCACGACCTGTCCGTGGTGAATTACCTCTGCGACCAAGTGGCGGTGATGTATCTCGGGCGGCTGATGGAGGTGGGTCCGGTCACCGACGTGCACCGCGCCTCCGGCCATCCCTATACCCGCGCGCTCAATTCCGCGATCCCGCTGCCCGATCCGCGCGCGCCGCGCGACCGCGTGGCACTGCAGGGCGATATCCCGAGCCCGCTCTCGCCGCCCTCTGGCTGCGTCTTCCGCACGCGCTGTGCCTTTGCCGAAGAGAGCTGCGCGCGCGGAACGCCCGAGGCCCATGCGCTCGCCCCAGATCACCTGACCTATTGCAAGATTCCCGAGGTACGACATGTCCAGTGA
- a CDS encoding RidA family protein, with protein sequence MSSEPATLSETPGAETPEARLHSLNLGLPSRAPTPIGAFTNVRVAAGLIYVSGQGPVEADGTLRRGKVGSEVTAEEARTHARLVAINILAALRDHLGSLDRVKGVVKLLGMVNADPDFERHPFVIDGASDLLGEVFGASGVHSRSAFGVGSLPNRITVEVEAIFELAPEQGQP encoded by the coding sequence ATGTCCAGTGAACCCGCCACCCTCTCTGAAACCCCGGGCGCGGAGACACCGGAAGCGCGTCTGCACAGCCTGAACCTCGGCCTGCCTTCGCGTGCACCTACGCCCATCGGCGCCTTCACCAATGTGCGCGTGGCGGCGGGGCTCATCTATGTATCGGGCCAGGGCCCGGTGGAGGCGGACGGGACGCTCCGGCGCGGCAAGGTCGGCTCCGAAGTCACGGCTGAGGAGGCGCGGACCCATGCCCGCCTCGTCGCCATCAACATTCTCGCCGCGTTGCGCGACCACCTGGGTTCGCTCGACCGGGTCAAGGGTGTGGTGAAACTGCTCGGCATGGTGAATGCCGATCCGGATTTCGAACGCCATCCCTTCGTGATCGACGGCGCATCGGACCTGCTTGGCGAGGTTTTCGGCGCCTCGGGCGTGCATTCGCGCTCCGCTTTCGGCGTGGGATCTCTGCCCAACCGCATCACGGTCGAGGTTGAGGCGATCTTCGAACTGGCCCCCGAGCAGGGTCAGCCGTGA
- a CDS encoding IclR family transcriptional regulator, protein MSDTPEPRRTRTSGLDRALQILDILTERHGPMTGYELAKASGAPPSTVYKIVDELIERAMLTRTSDDRVWLGPRLMRYGLTYRARMNAFGEAERAMFALNERVREMVQICARDEGMMQVVAMAEGSAGPFRVTSDVGTRVPLNWTASGRLLIGHLPDAKRLEVFRACARPSSTGLAETDPQRLSEISRKDFLDGLSVQIDTSEDQVACIAAPIRDFDGECRLTLSVVMPKHRVEEKFEMVAREVRAAARDVEKALGLRHG, encoded by the coding sequence ATGAGCGACACGCCCGAACCCCGCCGCACACGCACCAGCGGCCTCGACCGCGCGCTGCAGATCCTCGACATCCTGACCGAGCGGCACGGGCCGATGACGGGCTACGAGCTGGCGAAAGCCAGCGGCGCGCCGCCCTCGACGGTCTACAAGATCGTGGACGAACTGATCGAGCGGGCGATGCTGACGCGCACCTCGGACGATCGCGTCTGGCTCGGGCCGCGGCTGATGCGTTACGGGCTGACCTACCGCGCCCGGATGAACGCGTTTGGCGAAGCGGAACGGGCGATGTTCGCGCTGAACGAACGCGTGCGCGAGATGGTCCAGATCTGCGCCCGCGACGAGGGCATGATGCAGGTCGTGGCCATGGCAGAAGGCTCCGCCGGACCTTTCCGCGTCACCTCCGACGTCGGCACCCGGGTGCCGCTGAACTGGACGGCCTCCGGGCGGCTCCTGATCGGGCACCTGCCCGACGCGAAGCGGCTCGAGGTGTTCCGTGCCTGCGCGCGGCCGTCGTCCACCGGGCTTGCCGAAACCGACCCGCAGCGCCTGTCGGAGATCAGCCGCAAGGACTTCCTCGACGGCCTCTCGGTGCAGATCGACACGTCGGAAGACCAGGTCGCCTGCATCGCCGCGCCGATCCGGGACTTCGACGGCGAATGCCGGCTGACCCTCTCCGTGGTGATGCCCAAGCACCGGGTGGAAGAGAAGTTCGAGATGGTGGCCCGCGAAGTGCGGGCGGCGGCCCGGGACGTCGAAAAGGCGCTTGGCCTGCGTCACGGCTGA
- a CDS encoding aminotransferase class V-fold PLP-dependent enzyme, whose protein sequence is MRKNEEYGVDWSWHDANGLGRVVNVSGTMTSLGGSVTSKRVAEATAAVMPRFVKMHELQARASEVIARLTGAEAGFLTASASAGITLAIAGCLTGLDPAKVEALPLEPGPDNGVAVQMGHLCEYGAPVAQAVALAGGKLHIVGQSTLTRDYQLEAALEGACAALYVVSHHVVDYGMMPLDRFVEICHAKGVPVIVDAASEYDLTGMLAKGADIAIYSGHKFLGGPTSGIVAGRRDLVRAAYLQNIGIGRGMKIGKESIAGAIAAMEQWLERDHAAVRAEETRALEMWQAACALPGITALPLPDPTDNPLERLRVFVDPAKAGASAAQFAVAFGRLDPPIVVRGHEVEKGYFDLDPCNLTPGQAELVRDALTRVLSAPEEASAIDARAAYSDTRNGGTQSYLDWLS, encoded by the coding sequence ATGCGGAAGAACGAAGAATACGGGGTGGACTGGAGCTGGCACGATGCCAACGGGCTGGGCCGCGTGGTCAATGTCTCGGGGACGATGACTTCGCTCGGCGGTTCCGTGACGAGCAAGAGGGTGGCCGAGGCTACGGCGGCGGTCATGCCCCGCTTCGTCAAGATGCACGAATTGCAGGCGCGGGCGTCCGAGGTGATCGCACGGCTGACCGGTGCCGAGGCGGGTTTCCTGACGGCCTCCGCCAGCGCCGGGATCACGCTTGCCATCGCCGGGTGCCTGACCGGCCTTGACCCGGCGAAGGTCGAGGCGCTGCCGCTGGAGCCGGGCCCGGACAATGGCGTGGCGGTGCAGATGGGGCATCTGTGCGAATACGGTGCGCCGGTGGCGCAGGCCGTGGCACTGGCTGGCGGCAAGCTGCATATCGTCGGGCAATCGACCCTGACCCGCGATTACCAGCTCGAAGCTGCGCTCGAAGGCGCCTGTGCCGCGCTTTACGTCGTCTCGCATCACGTGGTCGATTACGGGATGATGCCGCTCGACCGCTTCGTGGAGATCTGCCACGCAAAGGGCGTCCCGGTGATCGTCGATGCGGCCTCCGAATACGACCTGACCGGGATGCTGGCCAAGGGGGCGGACATCGCGATCTACTCCGGGCACAAGTTCCTCGGCGGGCCGACCTCGGGCATCGTGGCCGGGCGGCGGGATCTGGTGCGCGCGGCCTACCTGCAGAACATCGGGATCGGGCGCGGGATGAAGATCGGCAAGGAGAGCATCGCCGGCGCCATCGCCGCGATGGAGCAATGGCTGGAGCGCGACCATGCCGCGGTGCGGGCCGAGGAAACCCGGGCGCTGGAGATGTGGCAGGCGGCCTGCGCCCTGCCCGGCATCACAGCCCTGCCCCTGCCGGATCCCACCGACAACCCGCTCGAACGGCTGCGGGTCTTTGTCGATCCTGCAAAGGCGGGCGCCTCGGCCGCACAGTTCGCGGTGGCCTTCGGCCGGCTCGATCCGCCCATCGTGGTTCGGGGGCACGAAGTCGAGAAAGGCTATTTCGACCTCGATCCCTGCAACCTCACGCCGGGCCAGGCCGAGCTGGTGCGCGATGCGCTGACCCGCGTCCTGTCGGCCCCGGAAGAAGCGTCGGCAATCGATGCGCGCGCCGCATATTCGGACACGCGCAACGGCGGCACGCAGTCCTACCTGGACTGGCTCTCCTGA
- a CDS encoding IclR family transcriptional regulator, with translation MDKAFIKGLRLIEALAYSDGPRGVTELAAELELTKSNVHRLLTTLSMHGYVRQDPRHSGYELTTKIWELGSQVIRRIDLTSVARPAMERLAALTGETVHLSTLDETDVVYLDKIESSHHIRAHTHVGQRAPAYTMATGKAMLAQMPDSYLERFRYKLEAFTPTTITTMDALYRSVDEVRRAGFAQVPHGEWREGIAACACAVLGPQGDLAGAVGVSGPDLRMTQEKLDAFAPHVVEAARKISAALGYIEPDRSTN, from the coding sequence ATGGACAAGGCATTCATCAAGGGGCTTCGGCTGATCGAGGCACTGGCCTACAGCGACGGACCGCGCGGCGTGACGGAACTGGCTGCAGAGCTTGAGCTGACCAAGAGCAACGTCCACAGGCTCCTGACCACGCTGTCCATGCACGGCTACGTGCGGCAGGATCCCAGGCATTCCGGCTACGAGCTGACGACCAAGATCTGGGAACTCGGCAGCCAGGTGATCCGTCGCATCGACCTGACCAGTGTCGCACGTCCCGCCATGGAACGGCTGGCCGCGCTGACTGGCGAGACGGTGCACCTGTCGACCCTCGACGAGACCGATGTCGTCTACCTCGACAAGATCGAAAGCAGCCATCACATCCGGGCGCATACCCACGTCGGGCAAAGGGCGCCCGCCTACACCATGGCGACCGGCAAGGCGATGCTGGCCCAGATGCCGGATTCCTACCTTGAACGCTTCCGCTACAAGCTGGAGGCATTCACCCCGACCACCATCACCACGATGGACGCGCTGTACCGCTCCGTCGACGAGGTGAGGCGCGCTGGATTTGCGCAGGTCCCGCACGGAGAATGGCGCGAGGGCATCGCGGCCTGCGCCTGCGCCGTTCTCGGCCCGCAGGGCGATCTTGCGGGCGCGGTCGGCGTGTCCGGCCCGGATCTGCGCATGACCCAAGAGAAGCTTGACGCCTTCGCCCCCCATGTCGTGGAGGCCGCCCGCAAGATCTCGGCAGCATTGGGCTACATCGAACCGGACCGGTCGACGAATTGA
- a CDS encoding extracellular solute-binding protein, translating into MTGNNWRRTGASALAITALLGVSVQTAAADEVIMQDPGGSYGDALRSVMYDSFEDETGIDVITVQEARSGPRIKAQVEAGKAEWDLTFIFDQETKLLGDCCLADIDYDALSDEAKETLATMPDNLKRPKGVALQVIGVGLVYNTDVYSGENVPDSWADFWDVEAFPGKRCMPAWPRFNMEAALMADGVAKEDLYPLDMDRALAKLEEIKPHVTKWWTTSAQSPQLLLDGEADMCMAYTGSTSILALEGAPIEVEWNEGFVYYDFFSIPKGAPNYENALKLLSWRLDAERAAELTSTYPVALPSSLVYEKADPEISRYWANRPENMEKAIEWSPEYWGAASGHGDMTNEEYGQEQLNALLAQ; encoded by the coding sequence ATGACTGGTAACAACTGGAGACGGACGGGCGCCTCGGCGCTGGCGATCACGGCCCTGCTGGGGGTCTCTGTCCAGACCGCCGCGGCGGACGAGGTGATCATGCAGGACCCCGGCGGCAGCTACGGCGACGCCCTGCGCTCGGTGATGTACGACAGCTTCGAGGACGAGACCGGCATCGACGTGATCACCGTTCAGGAAGCCCGCTCCGGCCCGCGGATCAAGGCGCAGGTCGAAGCCGGCAAGGCGGAATGGGACCTGACCTTCATCTTCGACCAGGAAACCAAGCTGCTGGGCGACTGCTGCCTTGCCGACATCGACTATGACGCGCTCTCCGACGAGGCGAAGGAAACGCTGGCGACGATGCCGGACAACCTCAAGCGTCCCAAGGGCGTGGCGCTGCAGGTCATCGGTGTCGGGCTGGTCTACAACACCGACGTCTACAGCGGCGAAAACGTGCCCGACAGCTGGGCGGACTTCTGGGACGTCGAAGCCTTCCCGGGCAAGCGCTGCATGCCCGCATGGCCGCGTTTCAACATGGAAGCGGCGCTGATGGCCGATGGCGTGGCGAAGGAAGACCTCTATCCGCTCGACATGGACAGGGCGCTCGCCAAGCTGGAGGAAATCAAGCCGCATGTGACCAAGTGGTGGACCACATCGGCACAGTCGCCGCAGCTTCTGCTGGATGGCGAAGCGGACATGTGCATGGCCTACACCGGCTCGACCTCGATCCTCGCCCTCGAAGGCGCACCGATCGAAGTGGAGTGGAACGAGGGTTTCGTGTACTACGACTTCTTCTCGATCCCGAAGGGCGCTCCGAACTACGAGAACGCGCTGAAGCTGCTGTCCTGGCGGCTTGATGCGGAACGTGCGGCGGAACTGACCTCGACCTACCCGGTCGCGCTGCCCTCTTCTCTGGTCTACGAAAAAGCGGACCCGGAGATCAGCCGCTACTGGGCCAACCGTCCCGAGAACATGGAGAAGGCCATCGAGTGGAGCCCGGAATACTGGGGCGCCGCGTCGGGTCACGGCGACATGACCAACGAGGAATACGGCCAGGAACAGCTGAACGCGCTGCTTGCGCAGTAG
- a CDS encoding ABC transporter permease subunit — translation MTDLSASAFPRRPVAERVKARLTDPAMLLVPALAFLGFMYLMPLVDLVRTSVEGAPWWADLARVFSTPLYLDSLVRTMRIAFTVALLCAIFGLPAALLIQRTKGITQVLVATAIILPYFIAILIRTYAWMVLLGRNGPINKFAVWIGAFDEPLGLLFNRGSVLLGMSAVLLPIMVLSIYSSLSRLDPALLRAALANGAGPLAAFWRVLLPLTLPGIGAGFLLVFVQALGFFITPTLLGGPGDMMFAMHITQQADTITGEGFLQALAVVLLVITLITVAVAGRFLGFEFIWGGNRQPAPKLKHIRTPGKRPGGLRATAADRIGWPVLRLMGHLNARWGAWTVRIVGGLIVATLVLPIVVVMIISFSKASYLTFPPPDYSLRWYEKFFSDRNWMSAFWNSLGIAVISAGISVTLGAAAAMGIVRSTIRHKSTLMLLLVSPMIVPPVVLGLSLYSLFLKFDMVGTYWGLAAAHSINGIPIVVVIVAASLQGVDRQLEQSAAVHGASPLTVFRTVTLPAIAPGIGAAVFFAFLHSFDELVLTLFLSSPRMKTLPLMLWGDINYQLNPVLAVVSTLEVLLVVGGIILARPVLTRAR, via the coding sequence ATGACCGATCTTTCCGCCTCTGCCTTTCCGCGCCGCCCGGTCGCCGAGCGGGTGAAGGCGCGGCTGACCGACCCTGCCATGCTGCTGGTCCCGGCCTTGGCCTTCCTGGGCTTCATGTACCTGATGCCGCTTGTCGACCTGGTGCGGACCAGTGTCGAAGGCGCGCCCTGGTGGGCCGACCTTGCCCGGGTCTTCTCGACGCCGCTCTATCTCGACTCGCTCGTGCGCACGATGCGTATCGCCTTCACCGTGGCGCTGCTTTGCGCGATCTTCGGATTGCCCGCGGCGCTGCTGATCCAGCGGACCAAGGGGATCACCCAGGTTCTCGTCGCGACGGCGATCATCCTGCCGTATTTCATCGCCATCCTGATCCGCACATACGCCTGGATGGTGCTGCTGGGACGGAACGGCCCGATCAACAAGTTCGCGGTCTGGATCGGCGCCTTCGACGAGCCGCTGGGACTGCTGTTCAACCGGGGCAGCGTTCTCCTGGGGATGTCGGCGGTGCTTCTGCCGATCATGGTGCTGAGCATCTATTCCAGCCTGTCGCGCCTCGACCCTGCGCTGCTGCGTGCGGCGCTGGCGAACGGGGCGGGACCATTGGCCGCCTTCTGGCGCGTGCTTCTGCCGCTGACCCTGCCCGGGATCGGGGCGGGCTTCCTGCTGGTCTTTGTCCAGGCGCTGGGATTCTTCATCACGCCGACCCTGCTGGGTGGGCCCGGCGACATGATGTTCGCCATGCATATCACGCAGCAGGCAGACACGATCACCGGCGAAGGTTTCCTGCAAGCGTTGGCCGTGGTGCTTCTGGTCATCACGCTGATCACGGTGGCCGTCGCGGGCCGGTTCCTTGGCTTCGAGTTCATCTGGGGCGGCAACCGTCAGCCCGCACCGAAGCTCAAGCACATCCGCACCCCCGGGAAACGCCCCGGCGGTCTGCGGGCAACCGCCGCCGACCGCATCGGCTGGCCGGTCCTGCGCCTGATGGGGCATCTGAATGCGCGCTGGGGGGCCTGGACCGTCCGGATCGTAGGCGGCCTGATCGTGGCGACGCTGGTCCTGCCGATTGTCGTGGTCATGATCATCTCGTTCAGCAAGGCCAGCTACCTGACCTTCCCGCCACCCGACTATTCGCTGCGCTGGTACGAGAAGTTCTTCTCCGACCGCAACTGGATGTCGGCCTTCTGGAACTCCCTCGGGATCGCGGTGATCTCGGCCGGGATCTCGGTCACGCTGGGCGCGGCCGCGGCCATGGGGATCGTCCGCAGCACGATCCGGCACAAGTCGACCCTGATGCTGCTGCTTGTCAGCCCGATGATCGTGCCGCCCGTGGTGCTGGGCCTGTCGCTCTACAGCCTGTTCCTGAAGTTCGACATGGTGGGCACCTACTGGGGCCTTGCCGCCGCGCATTCGATCAACGGCATTCCCATCGTGGTGGTGATCGTCGCGGCCTCGCTGCAGGGCGTCGACCGCCAGCTCGAACAGAGCGCCGCGGTGCATGGCGCCTCTCCTCTGACGGTGTTCCGCACCGTGACGCTCCCGGCCATCGCGCCGGGGATCGGGGCGGCGGTGTTCTTTGCCTTCCTGCATTCCTTCGACGAGCTGGTCCTGACGCTGTTCCTGTCCAGCCCGCGGATGAAGACCCTGCCGCTGATGCTTTGGGGGGACATCAACTACCAGCTCAACCCGGTCCTCGCCGTGGTCTCGACCCTCGAGGTCCTGCTGGTGGTCGGCGGCATCATCCTGGCGCGCCCGGTTCTGACCCGGGCCCGCTGA